A DNA window from Cobetia marina contains the following coding sequences:
- the thiO gene encoding glycine oxidase ThiO — MSDTLIIGGGVMGMMMAWQLAEAGQTVTLLERGQCGREASWAGGGIVSPLYPWRYSSAISSLSRWSEGEYPRLAEALKEATGIDPEYRQKGLIYLRVEDEALALDWAHTQHKPLEVIGREALYAREPYLAAGHQQALWMPTLGSIRNPRLGQALRARLLAHVRVEVREGCEVQELMIGADHHVTGARLVDETVSADSVVVCGGAWSGRLLAAAGVLLPVRPVKGQMMVFNPVAAGLCSVDEPLLSRVVLCDGRYVIPRADGRILIGSTLEHQDFDKSTTAQARESLHASAASILPALGELEPEHHWAGLRPGTPDGTPFIGAVPGLHGLYVNAGHYRNGLVLAPAATRLLSDLLLGRESFMSAHAFTPPGVEIATALAS; from the coding sequence ATGAGCGATACCCTGATCATTGGTGGCGGCGTGATGGGCATGATGATGGCGTGGCAGCTGGCCGAGGCCGGCCAGACGGTCACGCTGCTGGAGCGCGGCCAATGCGGACGCGAGGCGTCGTGGGCCGGGGGCGGCATCGTCTCGCCGCTGTATCCGTGGCGCTACTCGAGTGCCATCTCGTCGCTGTCACGCTGGTCAGAAGGCGAATACCCCAGGCTTGCCGAGGCGCTCAAGGAGGCCACCGGCATCGACCCCGAATACCGCCAGAAGGGCTTGATCTACCTGCGGGTGGAGGACGAGGCGCTGGCGCTGGACTGGGCGCACACTCAGCACAAGCCGTTGGAGGTGATCGGGCGGGAGGCGCTCTACGCGCGTGAGCCGTATCTGGCGGCGGGCCATCAGCAGGCGCTGTGGATGCCGACGCTGGGCAGCATCCGCAATCCGCGTCTCGGACAGGCGCTGCGTGCGCGTCTGTTGGCGCATGTGCGTGTCGAGGTGCGCGAAGGCTGCGAGGTGCAGGAGCTGATGATCGGCGCGGATCACCACGTCACGGGGGCACGGCTGGTTGATGAGACCGTCAGCGCAGACAGCGTCGTGGTGTGTGGCGGCGCCTGGAGCGGCAGGCTATTGGCCGCGGCCGGTGTACTGCTGCCGGTGCGCCCGGTGAAGGGCCAGATGATGGTGTTCAATCCGGTGGCGGCGGGGCTTTGCAGTGTGGACGAGCCACTATTGTCGCGGGTGGTGCTGTGCGATGGCCGCTACGTGATTCCGCGCGCCGATGGGCGGATTCTGATCGGCTCGACGCTGGAGCATCAGGACTTCGACAAGAGCACCACCGCGCAGGCGCGCGAATCACTGCATGCCAGCGCCGCGAGCATTCTGCCTGCGCTGGGTGAGCTTGAACCGGAGCATCACTGGGCCGGCCTGCGTCCGGGCACGCCGGATGGCACGCCCTTCATAGGCGCGGTGCCGGGGCTTCACGGCCTCTACGTGAATGCGGGCCACTACCGTAACGGCCTGGTGCTGGCGCCGGCTGCCACGCGTCTGCTCAGTGACCTCCTGCTGGGCCGTGAGAGCTTCATGTCGGCTCATGCCTTCACGCCACCGGGAGTCGAGATCGCCACCGCTCTGGCGAGTTGA
- a CDS encoding TRAP transporter substrate-binding protein: MALGDAAGGTQYELGKTFASLVEEKSGGDIKVDLFPNGQLGSEQDTVNNASMGLVDLSVVAINNLTPFSPTVGVLTLPYVIHGPDDAKALTHGKIGDELRDNTLRDSGIRILGWAYSGCRRLTNSKQAVASPEDLAGMVIRVPKNEIMISSYQSWGVNPNPLAWSETFTALQQGVVDGQDNPYITIDAMKFYEVQNHVTDSCYVFSMEPLIMGEGTFQSLSEEQQTLVLAAGEEATSHSYDYLLATEDSIKKSLVEEHGMTITQPANDEKEWIAKASSIWPDFYDSIGGRDKLVEVLETLGRDPSTAP, encoded by the coding sequence ATGGCCCTGGGGGACGCCGCCGGTGGCACCCAGTACGAGCTGGGCAAGACCTTCGCAAGCCTGGTGGAAGAGAAGTCCGGCGGTGACATCAAGGTTGACCTCTTCCCCAACGGCCAGCTGGGCAGCGAGCAGGACACCGTCAACAACGCCAGCATGGGCCTGGTGGATCTGTCAGTGGTGGCGATCAACAACCTGACGCCCTTCTCGCCGACCGTCGGCGTGCTGACCCTGCCGTATGTCATCCACGGCCCTGACGATGCCAAGGCGCTGACCCACGGCAAGATCGGCGATGAGCTGCGTGACAATACCCTGCGCGATTCCGGTATCCGCATTCTGGGCTGGGCCTATTCCGGCTGCCGTCGTCTGACCAATTCCAAGCAGGCCGTCGCCTCACCCGAGGACCTGGCCGGCATGGTCATCCGCGTGCCCAAGAACGAGATCATGATCTCCTCCTACCAGTCCTGGGGCGTCAATCCCAACCCGCTGGCGTGGTCCGAGACCTTCACCGCCCTGCAACAGGGTGTCGTCGATGGCCAGGACAATCCCTACATCACCATCGATGCCATGAAGTTCTACGAAGTGCAGAACCATGTCACCGACAGCTGTTACGTGTTCTCGATGGAACCGCTGATCATGGGCGAAGGCACCTTCCAGAGCTTGAGTGAAGAGCAGCAGACGCTGGTGCTGGCGGCGGGTGAAGAGGCGACGTCCCACAGCTACGACTACCTGCTGGCCACCGAGGATTCCATCAAGAAATCACTGGTGGAAGAGCACGGCATGACCATCACCCAGCCCGCCAATGACGAAAAGGAATGGATCGCCAAGGCATCCAGCATCTGGCCGGACTTCTACGACAGCATCGGTGGGCGCGACAAGCTGGTGGAAGTGCTCGAGACACTCGGGCGTGATCCGTCCACCGCTCCCTGA
- the pdxR gene encoding MocR-like pyridoxine biosynthesis transcription factor PdxR, with protein sequence MSHPLFHLDASRKESLQFQIREQISQAILEGHLPRDEALPSSRKLARELNVARNTVMLAYDQLLDDGFLIARQRSGYFINPDILKGRADTPVRLNDIDADSLDWDERLAIKPSVQRAIEKPGDWHQYDYPFLYGQLDPEFFPTQHWRECSRDSMSVPSIRSWSVDHINHDDPLLVEQIHQRLLPRRGVWASPEEILITVGAQQALWISCMLLLKQGQRFAMENPGYVDMYNIARTFTDDIQLLPIDGKGLQPVESLKDCRLVFVSPSHQSPTGVTLPLERRRQLLDMAETGNFLIIEDDYESESNYADNPTPALKSLDRHKRVIYVGSLSKTLAPGLRLGYMVAHPTLIREARALRRLMLRHPPTNNQRAVGLFIARGYHDSLLNQMHQVMQRRFLVMRDAILRHLPMMSTPSTYGGSCFWMHGPASLDAHRLAALARQQSILIEVGDLHFFCDRDRHRHYFRLGFSAIPESRIEAGIMKLAELVPLAMQAPDRVTDMSA encoded by the coding sequence ATGAGCCACCCGCTGTTTCACCTCGATGCCTCGCGCAAGGAAAGTCTGCAGTTCCAGATACGCGAGCAGATCTCGCAAGCCATTCTCGAGGGCCATCTGCCCCGCGATGAGGCACTGCCCTCCAGCCGCAAGCTGGCCCGCGAGCTGAATGTCGCGCGCAATACCGTGATGCTGGCCTATGACCAGCTGCTGGATGACGGCTTCCTGATCGCGCGCCAGCGCAGCGGCTATTTCATCAACCCCGACATTCTCAAGGGCCGCGCCGACACGCCGGTACGCCTCAATGACATCGACGCCGACAGCCTCGACTGGGATGAGCGCCTGGCCATCAAGCCCTCCGTGCAACGTGCCATCGAGAAACCCGGCGACTGGCACCAGTACGACTACCCCTTCCTGTATGGCCAGCTGGACCCGGAATTCTTCCCCACCCAGCACTGGCGGGAATGCAGCCGGGACTCGATGAGCGTGCCGTCGATTCGCAGCTGGTCGGTGGACCACATCAATCATGATGACCCGTTGCTGGTCGAGCAGATTCACCAGCGGCTGTTGCCACGCCGGGGGGTCTGGGCAAGCCCGGAGGAGATCCTGATCACGGTGGGGGCGCAGCAGGCGCTGTGGATCAGCTGCATGCTGCTGCTCAAGCAGGGCCAGCGGTTCGCGATGGAAAACCCGGGCTACGTCGACATGTACAACATCGCGCGTACCTTCACGGACGACATCCAGCTGCTGCCCATCGACGGCAAGGGCCTGCAGCCGGTGGAATCGCTCAAGGACTGCCGGCTGGTGTTCGTCTCGCCCAGTCACCAGTCGCCCACCGGCGTGACCTTGCCGCTGGAGCGCCGCCGCCAGCTGCTGGACATGGCCGAGACGGGCAATTTCCTGATCATCGAGGACGACTACGAGAGCGAGAGCAACTACGCCGACAACCCGACGCCCGCACTGAAGAGCCTCGACCGCCACAAGCGGGTCATCTATGTCGGCAGCCTCTCCAAGACCCTCGCCCCCGGCCTGCGTCTGGGCTACATGGTCGCGCACCCCACGCTGATTCGTGAGGCGCGTGCACTGCGCCGCCTGATGCTGCGACATCCGCCGACCAACAATCAGCGCGCGGTGGGCCTCTTCATCGCGCGGGGCTATCACGACAGCCTGCTCAACCAGATGCATCAGGTGATGCAGCGCCGCTTCCTGGTGATGCGCGACGCCATCCTGCGTCACCTGCCGATGATGAGCACGCCCTCCACCTATGGCGGTTCCTGCTTCTGGATGCACGGGCCGGCCAGCCTGGATGCCCATCGACTGGCCGCCCTCGCCCGCCAGCAGAGCATTCTGATCGAGGTGGGCGATCTGCACTTCTTCTGCGATCGCGATCGTCATCGCCACTACTTCCGCCTCGGCTTCTCGGCGATTCCGGAATCGCGTATCGAAGCCGGCATCATGAAACTGGCCGAGCTGGTGCCACTGGCGATGCAGGCACCCGACAGGGTCACTGACATGAGCGCCTGA
- a CDS encoding NAD(P)/FAD-dependent oxidoreductase: METIVQHGARPDEVGSESEQRPATQASQPYDPAYDPLVSATPGEGRDYAPTYWVATAGEPPQDDGPVMGDIDADVVIVGSGFTGLTAAIVLAEKYGIKATVLEANRVSWGCSTRNGGQAQCATGRLKRSQWIERYGLEAAHGLHRECVEGMENFKELIKDIDCDPQPGGHLYIAHRERMMPGLEKEARLLRETFHYDARIIDGATVRNEWVGDEEACGAMHEPEGIGVHPGKLAFGYLRKARRLGVKVHPASPVESWETRDGVHYLRTPGGVVKARSVGMATGGYTSGKLHPELDKRLMPVLSNSLVTRPLTAQEIEATRFHTHQVLTDTRVLRHYYRLLPDNRLQIGSRSAVSGRDAPKAQYEQLLIADMHRKFPALTGIEVDYSWWGWVDVSHDMMPRIHQPDPKQSVYYAMGYGGNGVMYSAQAGKRLAQWIARDAADLVLPIFQSRLPYPNVLNKVESPLFAPFRRTGQRCLYRWYAMKDEAQ, encoded by the coding sequence ATGGAAACTATCGTGCAGCACGGCGCCCGGCCAGATGAGGTGGGCAGCGAGTCAGAGCAGCGCCCGGCCACTCAGGCTTCTCAGCCGTATGACCCGGCCTATGACCCGCTGGTGAGCGCCACCCCCGGCGAAGGGCGCGACTACGCGCCGACCTACTGGGTCGCCACCGCCGGTGAGCCGCCGCAGGATGATGGCCCGGTGATGGGCGATATCGACGCGGATGTGGTGATCGTCGGCTCCGGCTTCACCGGACTCACCGCCGCCATCGTGCTGGCCGAGAAATACGGCATCAAGGCCACCGTGCTGGAGGCCAATCGGGTCAGCTGGGGCTGCTCGACCCGCAATGGCGGCCAGGCGCAGTGCGCCACCGGTCGCCTCAAGCGTTCGCAGTGGATCGAGCGTTATGGTCTCGAGGCCGCCCATGGCCTGCATCGCGAGTGCGTCGAGGGCATGGAGAATTTCAAGGAACTGATCAAGGACATCGACTGCGATCCGCAGCCGGGCGGTCACCTGTACATCGCCCACCGCGAGCGCATGATGCCGGGGCTGGAGAAGGAGGCGCGCCTGTTGCGCGAGACCTTCCACTACGATGCCCGCATCATCGATGGCGCCACGGTGCGCAACGAGTGGGTCGGGGATGAAGAGGCCTGCGGCGCGATGCACGAGCCGGAAGGCATCGGCGTGCACCCGGGCAAGTTGGCCTTCGGCTATCTGCGCAAGGCGCGACGTCTGGGGGTGAAGGTACACCCGGCAAGCCCGGTGGAGAGCTGGGAGACCCGCGATGGCGTGCACTATCTGAGAACGCCGGGTGGCGTGGTCAAGGCGCGTTCGGTGGGCATGGCCACCGGCGGTTACACCTCCGGCAAGCTGCATCCGGAGCTCGACAAGCGCCTGATGCCGGTGCTCTCCAACTCGCTGGTGACGCGCCCGCTGACGGCGCAGGAAATCGAGGCGACACGCTTTCATACCCACCAGGTGCTGACCGACACTCGCGTGCTGCGCCATTACTACCGCCTGCTGCCGGACAACCGCCTGCAGATCGGCAGTCGCAGTGCCGTATCAGGCCGCGATGCACCCAAGGCGCAATACGAGCAGCTGCTGATCGCCGACATGCATCGCAAGTTCCCGGCGCTGACCGGCATCGAGGTCGATTACTCCTGGTGGGGCTGGGTGGATGTCAGTCACGACATGATGCCGCGTATCCATCAGCCGGACCCGAAGCAGAGCGTCTATTACGCCATGGGCTATGGCGGCAACGGCGTGATGTATTCCGCCCAGGCGGGCAAGCGTCTCGCCCAGTGGATCGCCAGGGACGCGGCGGATCTGGTGCTGCCGATCTTCCAGTCTCGCCTGCCGTATCCCAATGTGCTCAACAAGGTGGAGTCGCCGCTGTTCGCGCCATTCCGCCGTACTGGCCAGCGTTGCCTGTATCGCTGGTATGCGATGAAGGACGAGGCGCAGTAG
- a CDS encoding nuclear transport factor 2 family protein encodes MTHQATIELLSAFCDALNRHDIDDCLSMMTDDCEFLAIAGPELEGKTFAGQDAVRAGLSAAWQNAPDAQWIDAEIFADGERGFVISTYTGTTADGARSEARMIDAFTLRDGKIAIKNAFRKNRPPVNV; translated from the coding sequence ATGACCCACCAAGCCACCATCGAACTGCTGAGTGCCTTCTGCGATGCCCTCAACCGTCACGACATCGACGATTGCCTGTCGATGATGACCGATGACTGCGAATTCCTCGCCATCGCCGGGCCGGAACTCGAAGGCAAGACCTTCGCCGGTCAGGACGCAGTGCGCGCGGGCCTCTCCGCCGCCTGGCAGAACGCGCCGGATGCCCAGTGGATCGACGCGGAAATCTTCGCCGATGGCGAGCGTGGCTTCGTCATCAGCACCTACACCGGCACCACCGCCGATGGCGCGCGTAGCGAAGCGCGCATGATCGATGCCTTCACGCTGCGTGACGGCAAGATCGCGATCAAGAACGCCTTCCGCAAGAATCGTCCGCCCGTCAATGTCTGA
- a CDS encoding AAA family ATPase: protein MSDATTMHHASADPRNDQANAEQPLPAGQLQPTELRGVRELFGIDSDLKVPVFLERDAHVPEIDDAYRFNPDVTLAILAGFTNNRRVMVQGLHGTGKSTHIEQIAARLNWPCLRVNLDGHVSRLDLVGKDAIVIRDGVQVTEFQEGIVPWSLTRPIALIFDEYDAGRPDVMFVIQRILERDGHFTLLDQNRVIRPHPQFRLFATANTVGLGNQDGLYHGTQLLNHAQIDRWNIVAKLDYLPRDEEVKIVLARVPAKDNERGQALIRAMVAVADLTRKGFANGDLSSLMSPRTVITWAENCEIFRNPALAFRLSYLNKCDEHERPLVAEFYQRCFARELEESAALMESDLMSEQDIDKGARA from the coding sequence GTGAGCGACGCCACCACGATGCATCATGCCAGCGCCGACCCGCGCAATGACCAGGCCAATGCCGAGCAGCCACTGCCCGCCGGTCAGTTGCAGCCCACTGAGCTGCGCGGCGTGCGCGAGCTGTTCGGCATCGACAGTGATCTCAAGGTGCCGGTCTTTCTGGAGCGCGACGCCCACGTGCCGGAAATTGATGACGCCTATCGCTTCAATCCCGATGTCACGCTGGCCATCCTCGCCGGCTTCACCAACAACCGTCGCGTGATGGTTCAGGGCCTGCATGGCACCGGCAAATCGACCCATATCGAGCAGATCGCCGCGCGCCTCAACTGGCCGTGCCTGCGCGTCAATCTCGATGGCCATGTCAGCCGGCTGGATCTGGTCGGCAAGGACGCCATCGTGATTCGCGACGGCGTGCAGGTCACCGAATTCCAGGAAGGCATCGTGCCGTGGTCACTCACTCGCCCCATCGCGCTGATCTTCGATGAGTACGATGCCGGCCGCCCGGACGTGATGTTCGTCATCCAGCGCATTCTGGAGCGCGACGGCCACTTCACCCTGCTGGACCAGAACCGCGTGATTCGCCCGCACCCGCAGTTCCGGCTGTTCGCCACCGCCAATACCGTGGGGCTGGGCAATCAGGATGGGCTCTATCACGGCACCCAGCTGCTCAACCATGCGCAGATCGACCGCTGGAACATCGTCGCCAAGCTGGATTACCTGCCGCGTGATGAGGAAGTGAAGATCGTGCTGGCCCGCGTGCCCGCCAAGGACAACGAGCGTGGCCAGGCGCTGATTCGCGCGATGGTCGCGGTGGCGGACCTCACCCGCAAGGGCTTCGCCAATGGTGATCTGTCGAGCCTGATGTCGCCGCGTACCGTGATCACCTGGGCGGAGAACTGCGAGATCTTCCGCAACCCGGCGCTGGCCTTCCGCCTCTCCTACCTCAACAAGTGCGATGAGCATGAGCGCCCGCTGGTCGCCGAGTTCTATCAGCGCTGCTTCGCCAGGGAGCTTGAGGAATCCGCGGCGCTGATGGAGAGCGATCTGATGAGTGAACAGGACATCGACAAGGGAGCCCGGGCATGA
- a CDS encoding cobaltochelatase CobT-related protein: MSAAQQVRRRQQYLEELAAASLGALSGQAGWAYRGRRLSRHAQALPLRTPHLRLEEDDCTLDNYRAVSDAIALRLLHTDEALHLAARPALPETRLIYDLLEQLRVEALVDPDMPGVKENLARRFTDWCLAFYHAGLTETSSGILIYSVIQSCWSRLMACAVIHETEDYIETTRASFYQALGADMAGLRRTRFDQAAYQQHALSISLWLEQELAESLEEQDGEEDDDSEARQRFALFLENEDDEASLLEEQAASPLPSHRRGAPEELLPYQVFTTAYDRELEPARRMRAALLDEYRQALDTRLAEQKINVRRLARQLARHFSSPQREGWHFGEEEGIIDGRRLSQVISSPAERRVFQRERWVPEASAQVSFLIDCSGSMKVHGEAVAMLIEILTRALDMAGVPTEVLGFTTGAWNGGRALKDWRRAGKPARPGRLNEVQYLIFKPASLAWRRARRHFGALLKADLYREGVDGEAVQWACSRLADNAPADEGARRLLVVISDGSPCDSATNTANDEQYLDSHLKQVVAQQTRSGRQAILGLGVGLDLSAYYPNQLIIDLERTLDNALADEIVYHMALACRHQGM, from the coding sequence ATGAGTGCGGCCCAGCAGGTACGCCGTCGTCAGCAGTATCTCGAGGAGCTTGCGGCGGCGAGTCTCGGGGCACTCAGCGGTCAGGCCGGCTGGGCCTATCGAGGGCGGCGCCTGAGTCGGCATGCGCAGGCGCTGCCACTGCGCACGCCGCATCTGCGCCTTGAGGAGGATGACTGCACGCTCGACAACTATCGCGCGGTCAGCGATGCCATCGCGCTGCGCCTGCTCCACACCGACGAGGCGCTGCATCTGGCGGCGCGCCCGGCGCTGCCGGAAACCCGTCTGATCTATGACCTGCTTGAGCAGCTGCGCGTCGAGGCGCTGGTCGATCCTGACATGCCCGGCGTGAAGGAAAATCTGGCGCGGCGCTTCACCGACTGGTGCCTGGCCTTCTATCACGCGGGCCTGACCGAGACGAGCAGCGGCATCCTGATCTACAGCGTCATCCAGTCGTGCTGGTCGCGCCTGATGGCCTGCGCGGTGATCCACGAGACGGAGGATTACATCGAGACGACGCGCGCCTCCTTCTATCAGGCGCTGGGCGCTGACATGGCGGGGCTGAGACGCACGCGTTTCGATCAGGCGGCCTATCAGCAGCATGCGCTGAGCATCAGCCTGTGGCTGGAGCAGGAGCTGGCCGAATCGCTGGAGGAGCAGGACGGCGAGGAAGATGACGACTCCGAGGCCAGACAACGCTTCGCGCTGTTTCTGGAAAACGAGGATGATGAAGCGAGTCTGCTCGAGGAGCAGGCGGCATCGCCGCTGCCGAGTCACCGGCGTGGCGCGCCGGAGGAATTGCTGCCCTATCAGGTGTTCACCACGGCCTATGACCGCGAGCTGGAACCGGCCAGGCGCATGCGCGCGGCCCTGCTCGATGAGTATCGTCAGGCGCTGGATACGCGTCTGGCGGAGCAGAAGATCAACGTGCGGCGCCTGGCACGTCAGCTGGCGCGGCATTTCAGCTCGCCACAGCGTGAGGGATGGCACTTCGGGGAGGAGGAAGGAATCATCGATGGGCGGCGGCTGAGTCAGGTGATTTCCTCGCCGGCCGAGCGGCGGGTCTTCCAGCGCGAGCGTTGGGTGCCCGAAGCCAGTGCCCAGGTCAGTTTCCTGATCGACTGCTCCGGTTCGATGAAGGTGCATGGCGAGGCGGTGGCGATGCTGATCGAGATACTCACCCGCGCGCTGGACATGGCCGGTGTGCCCACCGAGGTGCTCGGCTTCACCACTGGCGCCTGGAATGGTGGCCGCGCCCTCAAGGACTGGCGACGCGCCGGCAAGCCCGCGCGTCCGGGCCGCCTGAATGAAGTGCAGTATCTGATCTTCAAGCCCGCCTCACTGGCGTGGCGACGTGCGCGCCGCCACTTCGGCGCCCTGCTCAAGGCCGATCTCTACCGCGAAGGCGTGGATGGCGAAGCCGTGCAATGGGCCTGCTCACGTCTCGCAGACAACGCCCCTGCCGACGAAGGCGCGCGCCGTCTGCTGGTCGTCATCTCCGATGGCAGCCCCTGTGACAGCGCCACCAACACCGCCAATGACGAGCAATACCTCGACAGCCACCTCAAGCAGGTTGTCGCGCAACAGACCCGCTCCGGCCGACAGGCCATCCTCGGCCTCGGGGTCGGGCTGGACCTCAGCGCCTACTACCCCAATCAGCTGATCATCGATCTTGAGCGCACCCTCGACAACGCCCTCGCCGATGAAATCGTGTATCACATGGCGCTGGCGTGTCGGCATCAAGGGATGTAA
- a CDS encoding TRAP transporter small permease, with product MRIFLKCLDNLENYLCQFLLVVFVIILFAQIMLRNLFSYSIPWGDELATYAFVWFAYLGAVYATRMSAHNRVTFQFRFLPRWVETACGVLTDIIWIAFNAVFIYYSYDFVFNKMNLFWKSQTMGVPMKYFYLILPLAFTAMTVRILQTNYLKFVRKEDIVDPDSQAMQELKQTGPSVNDDDKRGSGTP from the coding sequence ATGCGGATATTTCTGAAGTGTCTGGACAATCTCGAGAATTATCTCTGCCAGTTCCTGCTGGTGGTGTTCGTCATCATTCTCTTTGCGCAGATCATGCTGCGTAACCTTTTCAGCTACTCGATTCCCTGGGGAGACGAGCTGGCGACCTATGCCTTCGTGTGGTTTGCCTATCTCGGGGCGGTCTATGCCACCCGCATGTCGGCGCACAACCGCGTGACCTTCCAGTTCCGTTTTCTGCCGCGCTGGGTGGAAACCGCCTGTGGCGTGCTCACCGATATCATCTGGATCGCCTTCAATGCGGTGTTCATCTATTACAGCTACGACTTCGTGTTCAACAAGATGAACCTGTTCTGGAAGTCGCAGACGATGGGCGTGCCGATGAAGTACTTCTATCTGATTCTGCCGCTGGCCTTTACCGCCATGACGGTGCGCATTCTCCAGACCAACTATCTCAAGTTCGTGCGCAAGGAAGACATCGTGGACCCGGATTCCCAGGCAATGCAGGAGCTGAAGCAGACAGGACCATCCGTCAATGATGACGACAAGCGCGGGAGCGGGACACCATGA